One Saccharopolyspora erythraea NRRL 2338 genomic region harbors:
- a CDS encoding transposase: MGDPRFDGCSEEVPDELRERAVREVAESGRPIAHVARDLGIHPEALRNWVRQAEADRGERTDRATTSEKDELTRLRREVAELRRANEILKAASVYFAKELDRPRTK, from the coding sequence ATGGGAGATCCAAGGTTCGATGGCTGCTCCGAAGAAGTACCCGACGAACTGCGTGAGCGTGCGGTGCGTGAGGTGGCCGAGTCCGGCCGGCCGATCGCGCATGTCGCTCGTGATCTCGGTATCCACCCCGAGGCGCTGCGTAACTGGGTCCGGCAGGCCGAGGCCGACCGCGGTGAACGCACCGATCGAGCCACGACCAGCGAGAAAGACGAGCTGACACGGTTGCGCCGCGAGGTTGCCGAGCTGCGGCGGGCCAACGAGATCCTCAAGGCGGCGAGCGTGTATTTCGCCAAGGAGCTCGACCGTCCCCGGACGAAGTGA
- a CDS encoding IS3 family transposase codes for MTYVRTWTGWVYVAFVLDVYSRMIVGWQLAGHLRTDLPLEALEMALWQRKIRHSDGLIHHSDRGSQGGFNWSSQHLNV; via the coding sequence ATGACCTACGTGCGCACCTGGACGGGCTGGGTCTACGTCGCGTTCGTCCTCGACGTCTACTCACGCATGATCGTGGGCTGGCAGCTGGCCGGGCACCTGCGCACCGATCTACCCCTGGAAGCATTGGAAATGGCTCTATGGCAACGAAAAATCCGGCACAGTGACGGACTGATCCACCACTCCGACAGGGGTAGTCAAGGCGGATTCAACTGGTCGTCGCAACACCTCAATGTGTAG
- a CDS encoding SAVED domain-containing protein, which produces MDDDMRQTPQITVEGSSEPARSHGWQAVWDGTLAFAFGGMFTGGFGVEFVKSFATGDDKGRWWITACLAIAVATLVLGTVQRRRQQRLQQVGIVATADDRKRGAYPDRDALAFSCTAYAATLKTSIILPENKPWNDHEIDALADEVVRAIQIATTTVSDSARINLIPTMPLNVGFWFGTRLKSDKAHEIAIHGRKRNNGSPSYFPATILRETTTTATPLEVGMETFEDGDPDVAAIALDLQGRGNDFLVPVRKVCQEHGARTLLSLRTWSTTIPETREAFTAVVEQACREWRKHTETTGAQRHRLIFLSGPIPIAVALGARFAPERGRWTAFTFDRDTSRYVPFPTRD; this is translated from the coding sequence GTGGACGACGACATGCGGCAAACTCCACAGATCACCGTCGAAGGCTCCAGCGAACCTGCGAGAAGTCATGGATGGCAAGCGGTGTGGGACGGCACTCTCGCTTTCGCGTTCGGGGGTATGTTCACCGGCGGTTTCGGGGTCGAGTTCGTGAAGTCGTTCGCCACCGGCGACGACAAGGGACGCTGGTGGATCACGGCATGTCTCGCCATTGCGGTCGCCACCCTCGTCCTCGGGACAGTGCAGCGCCGCCGACAACAGCGATTGCAGCAAGTTGGCATCGTGGCCACCGCAGACGACCGCAAGCGTGGAGCATACCCAGACCGAGACGCCCTTGCGTTCAGCTGCACCGCTTATGCCGCCACGCTCAAAACCAGCATCATTCTACCTGAGAACAAACCGTGGAACGACCACGAGATCGATGCACTCGCCGACGAAGTCGTACGCGCCATCCAGATCGCCACCACAACCGTTTCGGATTCGGCACGCATCAACCTCATTCCAACCATGCCCCTCAACGTCGGATTCTGGTTCGGCACCCGACTGAAGTCCGACAAAGCACACGAGATCGCCATTCATGGCCGGAAGAGAAACAACGGTTCTCCCTCCTACTTCCCCGCGACGATCCTCCGTGAAACGACCACCACCGCGACACCGCTTGAAGTCGGTATGGAAACCTTCGAGGACGGGGATCCCGATGTGGCGGCGATCGCCCTGGACCTGCAGGGACGCGGCAATGACTTTCTTGTTCCAGTCCGGAAGGTCTGCCAAGAACACGGTGCCCGGACGCTGCTCAGCCTCCGCACATGGTCGACCACAATCCCGGAGACCAGGGAGGCTTTCACCGCCGTCGTCGAACAAGCCTGCCGCGAGTGGCGCAAGCACACGGAAACGACGGGGGCGCAACGACATCGACTCATCTTTCTCAGCGGCCCCATCCCAATCGCCGTCGCACTCGGCGCTCGATTCGCCCCCGAACGGGGCCGCTGGACCGCCTTCACCTTCGACCGAGACACGAGCCGGTACGTACCCTTCCCAACCCGGGATTGA
- a CDS encoding CRISPR-associated endonuclease Cas4/Cas1: MDPPLPIGARALSDFRFCPRLFHLEHAEGYRFDSEEMRLGRHVHASVDVTSGRERPAQRIDPSNWRICALALSSDELGLVAVCDVVEAVGGNVRPVEYRRGAPQRDGQPWPNDRIQLLAQIVLLRHHGYHCTHGYLWYDSVRRRVPVPWSATAEAELRHHLFRARHVASQGQPPPPLRHSPKCPRCALLPICMPDEINELSERDSEKPRKLLARAPARDPVYVTEPGTTVGIRSERLAVRKDHEELLSCRLRDVLHLVAAGPVQVTSQAVHALAEQGSPVVWTSTTGRLKSVDIPTVGKHVELRRRQFTATPNTALDFARRIVGGKIRNARTLLRRNPHVEEPDLLNRLDADAVRAERAPTRSTLLGIEGAAARTYFAGLVETFRTDHRLPGPAFDTMGRTRRPPRDAVSCLLSFLYCLLIKDITTACYALGLDPYFGFYHQPRHGRPALTLDLAEEFRPLIADSTALTLINNLQADPAMFHVHSTAVALTSSGRRDVIDAYERRLTTEVIHPVFRYKTTYRRAIEIQARLFAAHLLDEIPHYTAFTSR; encoded by the coding sequence ATGGATCCGCCATTGCCCATCGGCGCCCGCGCGCTCAGCGACTTCCGGTTTTGTCCGCGGCTGTTCCACTTGGAGCACGCGGAGGGCTACCGCTTCGACAGCGAGGAGATGCGCCTCGGACGTCACGTCCATGCCTCCGTGGACGTGACGTCCGGGCGAGAACGTCCAGCTCAGCGTATCGATCCGTCGAACTGGCGCATCTGCGCTCTCGCACTGTCGTCCGACGAACTCGGACTCGTGGCCGTGTGCGACGTCGTCGAGGCAGTCGGCGGGAACGTCCGGCCCGTCGAATACCGGCGGGGCGCGCCGCAGCGCGACGGGCAGCCGTGGCCGAACGACCGAATTCAACTGCTCGCTCAAATCGTGCTACTTCGACACCACGGCTATCACTGCACCCACGGTTACCTCTGGTACGACTCCGTCCGTCGGCGCGTCCCCGTGCCATGGAGTGCCACGGCCGAGGCCGAACTGCGCCACCATCTCTTCCGCGCACGCCACGTCGCGAGCCAAGGTCAGCCTCCGCCGCCACTGCGGCACAGTCCTAAGTGCCCACGGTGCGCGCTGCTGCCGATCTGCATGCCGGACGAGATCAACGAACTATCCGAACGGGATTCCGAGAAGCCAAGGAAGCTTCTCGCACGTGCCCCTGCCCGTGATCCTGTTTACGTCACCGAACCCGGGACCACTGTCGGCATCCGCAGCGAGCGCCTGGCGGTGCGCAAGGACCACGAAGAGCTTCTGTCCTGCAGGCTCCGCGACGTGCTGCACCTCGTGGCCGCCGGTCCGGTGCAAGTCACGAGCCAGGCCGTGCACGCACTTGCCGAGCAGGGCAGTCCGGTCGTGTGGACCTCCACAACTGGGAGACTCAAATCAGTCGATATACCAACCGTGGGCAAGCACGTTGAGCTACGGAGACGTCAGTTCACCGCGACACCGAACACCGCACTCGACTTCGCCCGCCGCATTGTCGGCGGCAAGATCCGCAACGCCCGCACTCTGCTGCGCCGCAATCCCCACGTCGAGGAACCGGACCTCCTGAACCGCCTCGACGCCGACGCCGTCCGCGCCGAACGGGCACCGACCCGCAGCACGCTGCTCGGCATCGAAGGCGCCGCAGCCCGCACGTACTTCGCCGGACTCGTCGAGACCTTCCGGACAGATCACCGTCTCCCCGGCCCGGCCTTCGACACCATGGGGCGGACCCGCAGACCACCTCGGGATGCGGTTAGCTGCCTGCTCTCGTTCCTGTACTGCCTACTGATCAAGGACATCACCACTGCCTGCTACGCCCTTGGTCTGGACCCGTACTTCGGCTTCTATCACCAGCCTCGGCACGGCAGGCCCGCGCTCACACTGGATCTTGCCGAAGAGTTTCGCCCGCTTATCGCCGACTCCACAGCCCTGACGCTGATCAATAACCTGCAAGCCGATCCGGCGATGTTCCACGTCCACTCCACCGCGGTCGCACTCACCTCGTCCGGGCGCCGCGACGTGATAGATGCCTACGAGCGTCGCCTGACCACCGAAGTCATACACCCGGTCTTTCGTTACAAGACGACTTATCGTCGGGCTATAGAGATCCAGGCACGCCTGTTCGCCGCCCACCTGCTCGACGAGATTCCACATTACACCGCGTTCACTAGTAGATGA
- a CDS encoding IS3 family transposase: protein MIDDHKDRFGVEPICRVLEFPPSTYYAHKARKPARRSLRDEELLVQIRRVHEASARTYGARRIWHQLRRDGIEVAPCTIERLMHVHGIEGVVRGGKRRTTIPEPTAPRPPDLVDRRFVAAEPNRLRSRT, encoded by the coding sequence ATGATCGATGATCACAAGGACCGCTTCGGGGTCGAGCCGATCTGTCGGGTGCTGGAGTTCCCGCCCAGCACGTACTACGCCCACAAGGCCCGTAAGCCCGCTCGACGAAGCCTGCGAGATGAGGAGTTGCTCGTGCAGATCCGCCGGGTGCACGAGGCCAGCGCCCGCACCTATGGGGCTCGGCGGATTTGGCACCAGCTGCGCCGCGACGGCATCGAGGTCGCCCCCTGCACCATCGAGCGGCTGATGCACGTCCACGGGATCGAGGGCGTCGTCCGAGGCGGCAAACGCCGCACCACCATCCCCGAACCGACCGCGCCCCGGCCACCGGATCTGGTCGACCGCCGGTTCGTGGCCGCCGAGCCCAACCGGTTGAGGTCGCGGACATGA
- a CDS encoding tyrosine-type recombinase/integrase: protein MDVSRISTGLTSAWSHLLADWDRTLRSSGKPETTRYNYLLAVAQFARFLTDNAADCAAGPAAPAESTRAHIEEFQAWMIETRSASTALNKHKVLQQFFKWLAEDEQEIDRSPMERVKAPTTPTKLVPVMGDEDTKKILDTCNGKTFTDLRDQAIIRLYYGTGARLAEVANLTTDDLDMATDSVVYQGKGGKSRRVRFGPKTARALSRYLRARSRHRAADVPSLWLAARGAQPLQANGIKIMLKRRGKHAGVSGVHAHRWRHNYAHAWKLAGGDTGDLMLLLGWSTDAMARHYGASAAAERAQEVQLRMRIGENV, encoded by the coding sequence ATGGACGTGAGCAGGATTTCAACAGGACTTACTTCAGCCTGGAGCCATCTTCTGGCCGACTGGGATCGGACCCTGCGCTCATCGGGGAAGCCCGAGACCACGCGCTACAACTACCTCCTTGCCGTGGCCCAGTTTGCCCGCTTTCTCACCGACAACGCGGCCGACTGCGCTGCCGGGCCAGCGGCGCCGGCAGAGTCGACGCGTGCGCACATCGAGGAGTTTCAGGCCTGGATGATCGAGACACGCTCGGCCTCGACAGCCTTGAACAAGCACAAGGTTCTGCAGCAGTTCTTCAAGTGGCTCGCCGAGGACGAGCAGGAGATCGACCGCTCACCCATGGAACGTGTCAAGGCCCCCACCACACCCACCAAACTGGTGCCGGTCATGGGCGATGAGGACACCAAGAAGATCCTCGACACCTGCAACGGCAAGACGTTCACCGACCTTCGAGACCAGGCGATCATCCGTCTCTACTACGGCACCGGCGCACGATTGGCCGAAGTCGCGAACCTCACCACCGACGACCTCGACATGGCCACCGACTCGGTCGTGTACCAGGGCAAGGGCGGGAAGAGTCGGCGCGTGCGGTTCGGACCGAAAACCGCCCGGGCACTGAGTCGCTACCTGCGCGCTCGCTCCCGTCACCGCGCAGCGGACGTGCCGAGCCTCTGGCTGGCCGCACGCGGCGCCCAGCCACTGCAGGCGAACGGGATCAAGATCATGCTGAAGAGACGAGGCAAACACGCTGGAGTATCCGGCGTTCACGCCCACCGATGGCGCCACAACTACGCCCACGCGTGGAAGCTCGCCGGCGGCGACACCGGTGATCTGATGCTGCTGCTGGGCTGGAGCACGGATGCGATGGCTCGCCACTACGGTGCCAGCGCTGCCGCCGAACGCGCCCAGGAAGTCCAACTGCGAATGAGAATCGGGGAAAATGTCTAA
- a CDS encoding IS30 family transposase, whose protein sequence is MAEGLSSEEAAVACGVSMPLGPRWFREGGGMPPISLDPPCGRYLSFAEREEITVLRAKECGVREIARRLGRSASTISRELRRNAATRGGRLDYRASVAQWHADRQAGRPKVCKLAANDLLREYVQDRLAGTVSAPDGREVPGPETRWIGRRHGRRQDRRWALAWSPEQIAHRLPVDFPEDETMRISHEAIYQALYIQGRGALRRELTACLRTGRALRVPRARTRGRGKKFVTEEVMISQRPAEVEDRAVPGHWEGDLIIGLDSSAIGTLVERSTRFTMLLHLPPMPGHGGPRAKNGPALAGHGAEAVRDAVATTITNLPDQLRKSLTWDQGAEMAQHAQIRIDTGLQIYFADPHSPWQRGTNENTNGLLRQYFPKGTDLSRHSRSDLDAVAAALNARPRKTLGWKTPAEELNELLLLHQ, encoded by the coding sequence ATCGCCGAGGGACTCTCTAGCGAGGAGGCTGCCGTCGCCTGCGGCGTGTCGATGCCGTTGGGGCCACGATGGTTCCGTGAGGGTGGCGGGATGCCACCGATCAGCCTGGACCCGCCGTGCGGCCGCTACCTGTCGTTCGCCGAGCGCGAGGAGATCACCGTGCTGCGGGCCAAGGAGTGCGGGGTCCGTGAGATCGCCCGCCGTCTGGGCCGATCTGCGTCGACGATCTCGCGAGAGCTGCGGCGCAATGCGGCGACCCGCGGCGGGCGTCTGGACTATCGGGCCTCGGTCGCGCAGTGGCACGCCGACCGGCAGGCTGGCCGCCCCAAGGTGTGCAAGCTGGCCGCGAACGACCTGCTGAGGGAGTATGTGCAAGACCGGCTCGCCGGCACTGTTTCCGCCCCGGACGGACGGGAGGTGCCCGGGCCGGAGACACGCTGGATCGGTCGGCGGCACGGGCGTCGCCAGGACCGCCGCTGGGCGTTGGCGTGGAGCCCGGAACAGATCGCCCACCGGCTCCCCGTCGACTTTCCCGAGGACGAGACGATGCGAATCTCGCACGAGGCCATCTACCAGGCCCTCTACATTCAAGGCCGCGGCGCGTTGCGCCGCGAACTGACCGCGTGTTTGCGGACGGGGCGTGCGCTGCGGGTGCCTCGAGCGCGCACCCGAGGCCGTGGGAAGAAGTTCGTTACCGAGGAGGTGATGATCAGTCAGCGACCCGCTGAGGTCGAAGACCGCGCTGTTCCAGGCCACTGGGAAGGCGATCTCATCATCGGCCTGGACAGTTCCGCGATCGGAACCCTGGTCGAACGCAGCACCCGCTTCACGATGCTGCTACACCTGCCACCCATGCCCGGCCACGGCGGTCCTCGCGCCAAGAACGGCCCAGCGCTGGCCGGACACGGCGCCGAAGCCGTACGCGACGCCGTCGCCACCACCATCACGAACCTGCCCGACCAACTGCGCAAGTCTCTAACCTGGGACCAGGGTGCGGAGATGGCCCAGCACGCCCAAATTCGGATCGACACAGGACTCCAGATCTACTTCGCTGACCCCCACAGTCCCTGGCAACGCGGGACCAACGAGAACACGAATGGCCTACTGCGTCAGTATTTTCCAAAGGGAACCGACCTATCGCGGCACAGCCGCAGCGATCTCGACGCTGTCGCCGCCGCACTCAATGCTCGTCCACGTAAGACACTCGGCTGGAAGACACCGGCCGAAGAACTAAACGAGCTGCTACTCTTACATCAATAA
- the cas2 gene encoding CRISPR-associated endonuclease Cas2 codes for MRRHRYLVAYDIRDPRRLRLVAKKMEDFGDRTQYSVFLCDLTRADVADMTRALLTVIDSTIDRILIVDLGSGDSDSRFEFLGRRHGLPTTGHRVL; via the coding sequence ATGCGCCGTCACCGCTACCTCGTCGCGTACGACATCCGCGACCCCCGGCGCCTACGTCTGGTCGCGAAGAAGATGGAGGACTTCGGCGACCGCACACAGTACTCGGTGTTCCTGTGCGACCTGACACGTGCCGATGTCGCTGACATGACCCGCGCGCTGCTCACCGTCATCGACTCCACAATAGATCGCATACTTATAGTAGACCTCGGATCAGGCGACTCCGATAGCAGATTCGAGTTTCTGGGGCGCCGACACGGGCTACCGACCACCGGCCATCGGGTCCTCTGA
- a CDS encoding tyrosine-type recombinase/integrase — MDLERITDGLSVTWAGYLRDWDRSLRSGNRPETTRYNYVLAAAQLARYLAEHAPDPEADAAAEDPAEVAKAHIEAFQAWMIETRSAATAVNKHKALQQLFKWLMLDEEEIDRSPMERVRLPKAPTKLVPVLEEEATTRLLEVCKGKDFLSLRDQAIIRLFCNTGARLAEVAHLRLEDVDLKTESVTLYGKGGKVRRVRMGARTARALSRYLRARAKRKGADLPNLWLADRGGQALNANGIKIRLKRLGQRAGLDHVHAHRWRHTYAHQWKRAGGDTGDLMLLLGWSSDAMPRHYGASAAAERAQESQVRMGIGDDV, encoded by the coding sequence ATGGATCTTGAACGGATCACCGACGGCCTGTCTGTGACCTGGGCCGGCTACCTGCGGGACTGGGACCGCAGCCTGCGTTCCGGCAACCGGCCGGAGACCACCCGCTACAACTACGTCCTGGCCGCCGCGCAGCTGGCGCGGTATCTCGCCGAGCACGCGCCCGATCCCGAGGCCGACGCGGCGGCCGAGGACCCGGCCGAGGTCGCCAAGGCCCACATCGAGGCGTTCCAGGCGTGGATGATCGAGACGCGTTCGGCGGCCACGGCGGTCAACAAGCACAAGGCCCTGCAGCAGTTGTTCAAGTGGCTGATGCTCGACGAGGAGGAGATCGATCGTTCCCCGATGGAGCGGGTGCGGTTGCCCAAGGCGCCGACCAAGCTGGTTCCGGTGCTCGAGGAGGAGGCGACCACGCGCCTGCTGGAGGTCTGCAAGGGCAAGGACTTTTTGAGCCTGCGGGATCAGGCGATCATCCGGCTGTTCTGCAACACCGGGGCCCGGCTGGCCGAGGTCGCCCACCTCAGGCTGGAGGATGTCGATCTCAAGACGGAGTCGGTGACCCTCTACGGCAAGGGCGGCAAGGTCCGGCGGGTGCGCATGGGTGCCAGGACCGCCCGCGCGCTGAGCCGCTATCTGCGTGCGCGCGCCAAGCGCAAGGGTGCTGATCTGCCGAACTTGTGGCTGGCTGATCGCGGGGGACAGGCTCTCAACGCCAACGGCATCAAGATCCGCCTCAAGCGGCTGGGCCAGAGGGCGGGCCTGGACCACGTGCACGCGCACCGGTGGCGCCACACCTACGCCCATCAGTGGAAGCGCGCCGGTGGCGACACCGGTGATCTGATGTTGCTGCTGGGGTGGAGTTCGGATGCGATGCCGCGGCACTACGGCGCCAGCGCCGCCGCCGAGCGGGCCCAGGAGAGCCAGGTGCGCATGGGAATCGGCGACGACGTCTGA